The Mixophyes fleayi isolate aMixFle1 chromosome 1, aMixFle1.hap1, whole genome shotgun sequence genome includes a region encoding these proteins:
- the LOC142103534 gene encoding olfactory receptor 6N1-like, which produces MVVEVAEEVEEVEVAVASQEAEELVDGVNTATGDFKDELVEEPRDVEEHQVAKEPEYAQVKTLYTHNIDSTNLTTSFVKEFIIIGFSSLQGFHISLFCIFLSIYLFTITGNGIIFLLVMLDQKLHTPMYVFVSNLSFLDMSSATVTIPKMLSKFSMNIDTISYMGCFLQMYFFVSLQAVECFLLSVMAYDRYLAICSPLHYHNIMSRQLYILLTMVSWILGFSSTIAMVVLAHKLPFCGPNIIHHYYCDHPPLLQLACADTSLNVIVGSSLSAIILLICFTLIVVSYVKIIKSVLQIVSSEGRRKTFSTCASHFSVVNMYFLPLIFMYIRPTPSYSSDIDSLVAMFYTVLTPMLNPVVYSLRNKDIKHSFRKQIHCMWDIQK; this is translated from the exons GTGTCAATACAGCTACAGGTGATTTCAAagatgagctggtggaggagccacgtgatgtggaagagcatcaggtGGCTAAGGAACCAGAA TATGCACAGGTGAAGACATTGTATACACATAATATTGATTCCACCAATCTCACAACAAGCTTTGTTAAGGAGTTCATCATCATTGGGTTCTCAAGTCTCCAGGGATTCCACATTTCATTATTCTGCAtttttctttccatctatcttttcACAATCACGGGTAATGGCATCATATTCCTCCTTGTCATGCTGGATCAAAagctacacacaccaatgtaTGTCTTTGTCAGCAACCTATCCTTCTTGGACATGAGTTCTGCAACTGTGACCATCCCCAAGATGCTCAGCAAGTTCTCAATGAATATTGATACCATTTCCTATATGGGCTGCTTCCTTCAGATGTACTTCTTTGTGTCTTTGCAGGCTGTTGAATGTTTTCTTCTGTCTGTAATGGCCTATGATCGTTATCTAGCTATCTGTTCTCCTCTTCATTACCATAACATCATGTCCAGACAGTTATACATTCTCCTGACTATGGTGTCATGGATATTGGGATTTTCATCAACAATTGCAATGGTAGTATTAGCTCATAAATTGCCTTTTTGTGGCCCAAATATCATTCACCATTATTACTGTGATCACCCACCTTTACTTCAGTTGGCTTGTGCAGATACCTCGCTCAATGTAATTGTTGGTTCCTCGCTTAGTGCTATTATTCTTCTAATCTGCTTCACTCTAATTGTAGTATCATATGTTAAAATAATCAAATCTGTTCTTCAAATAGTTTCATCAGAAGGACGCAGGAAAACATTTTCCACTTGTGCCTCTCATTTTTCAGTGGTGAACATGTATTTTCTACCTTTGATCTTTATGTACATTAGACCAACACCCTCCTACTCATCTGATATAGACTCACTGGTGGCAATGTTTTATACAGTATTAACCCCCATGCTGAACCCAGTTGTGTACAGTCTGAGAAATAAAGATATAAAGCATTCTTTCAGAaaacaaatacattgtatgtgGGATATCCAGAAATGA